ATTCATAAGGTGGATCTATTAACACCAAACCACGCTTCTCTTTCGGAGGTAAAGCTGCTTTTAATTGTTGAAAACCATTTTCACGTTTGGTAACAACATTTGCTCTTTTAGCAAATTCATTACGTAATAACGGGTAATCTTTAGGATGAAGCTCTGTTAACAATGCTCTATCTTGCCCTCGAAGTTGTTGTATAGCAAGCAAGGGAGAACCTGCATAAAAACGTAATTTTTCTTTATTAATCCTTTTAATTTCAGCTACATAGTTAGCGACCTCTGGAGGTAAATCATTGCGATCCCAAAGTCGCACAATACCTTCAATATACTCCCCTGTTTTTTCTGCTTCTCTACTCAATAAACTATAGCGCCCTGTACCCGCATGAGTATCAAGATAAAAAAATCCTTTTTCTTTTTGCTTTAATGATTCTAAAATTAAAAGTAAAACGATATGCTTTAATACATCCGCATGGTTGCCTGCATGAAAACTATGACGATAACTTAACATTTTGGTTCTCTTTTTTATAAAATAGAAGCTATTCTAACTTAATATGAGTATAATTTATAGAATGAAATCAGATCTAAATATTAAAAATGGCTGGCTAACCCAAAGTAAGCGGGTACTTTCTCCCCATTTTTCGCAACGTCCTAATGTTGATGATATTTCATTATTAGTTATTCACTACATTAGTCTTCCTCCCGAACAATTTGGAGGAGATTTTATTGATCGATTTTTTGAAGGAACCTTAGATCCTAAACTACATCCTTATTTTGAAGAGATTAAAGAGTTAAAAGTGTCTTCACATTGTTTAATCAACCGCTTAGGTGAGATCACTCAATATGTAAGCTTTAACGATATGGCTTGGCACGCTGGTACTTCTTGCTTTCAGAAAAGAGAAAAATGTAATGAATTTTCTATTGGGATAGAATTAGAAGGGAGCAATGAACAACCTTTTACGGAATATCAATATCAAAGTCTTGTTAAATTAACAAAAATTATCATTCAACACTACCCTCAAATTACCTTAGAGCGTATCGTTGGACATTGCGATATCGCGCCACTACGTAAAATTGATCCTGGTAAGTACTTTGATTGGGTATATTATAGAAAATTACTCACACTATAGCGGTATGATGTGATGAAAAAAATGCAAAATTGTTAAGCTTATAAAAAATGCTCCTATTAAGGAGCATTTTCATTACATCAACTATTTTTTCGGTTATTTAAAAAACTCGCCCGCATCAAAGCAATTGCAATTCCAATAAACAAACCCATAAATGTTGCAGCTAAAAGTACAAGCAAGCTTCTTTTCAATGGAAAGCTTAACGAATTTACGACATAAGGCGATGCCACCGAGCTATATAGTGAACTCCCTTTATTAAGAAACAGCGTATTATACTTTTCTAATAACAACATAAAGACTTGCTGTGATTTATTAATTTTTTCAGCTGTTTGTGCAAAAATAGAAGGTAATAGATTAACTACTTTCTGTTGGTTCTCCACATCTACATTATTGATATTACCACTGATCATATCAATTTCTTTTTCCAGTGAAAATAATTTCTCTGAAGCCGCAATTCTTTTATTAATAATCTCTTTTTTAAGATCTGATGAAGATACTTTAGAACCCAAATCTAATAAATCATTTAATACATTTTGATCTAAATTTGCTTCAATAGCTCGCTGTTTCAAAGGTTGTTGTGAGTGAGTACTTACACCAGTGTTACTGTTCAATTTTGTTAAGACAAAATCGTAAGCCTCTATCTTTTTCTGGATTTCCGCTCTATCTAGCTCTTTTACTCTTAATTGAGAAAAAATCTGTATTTCTAAAAATTTATTGTGTTTAATTAACTCTGGAGAAACTGAGTAGGCGTAAGAGCGCATAACATTGATATCATTATTAATAATATCATTCACCTTACGACTTAGATCATTGAGATTTTGATCACCAATAGAGATTGAGTGACTTCCTTGCAGTCCTGATAAACCTTTAAATGCAGCACTTAAATCTTTACTATAACTCAATAACTTATCATAATTATCAATAATTGCGGCCTCTTTATCATAAACAAAACTTTCCTTAGGATAAGAAATATTTGGATTAATCAACCCTTTCTTAATTGAATTTTCTGCCCAAGTGTTTACTATCACTTTCAATAATTCTTTAGCCCGTTCATCAGCAAGCCTTATTTTAGATAAATCTAAAGTCAAAGTAATATAAGTCTGCGTATTATTTTTCAATAATTTTAATGCCTCTTTAACTTCTTTCACTTGCTCTTGAGGAATTTTTTTCTGAGCTAAACTCTGTAATAATGATGCTTCCGTATCTTTAATTAATGCATTTGTGGCATCAACAGAAATGGCATCAAAAAACAATTTTATATCCGTATCAATATGCGTACTCTCTAAAGAGGATTTAATATTTTCAGGGCTAATAATATCTTCTGGAGAAAAACTTGTTCCATTAGGATAGTTTTTATCCCCTGAAGCAATAAATTCTACCGCAATAGGATAACTCACTGCTTTTGGTGCATAAAAGGCTAATTTAGAAAATTGGAATGCTCCTCCCAGCAATAAAAAAGCCAGTGTGAAAGCAATAATTAAACCTCTTTGTCTAAAGAGGTTTTTTATAATCGCCAATAAATCAATTTCATCATCAATTATTGGGCTATTTGTGTCGTTCATATTTTTTTCCATATGTTTATTTATTTTCATTAAATGCGTAAAAACAACTTATTTTTACTCTATATTCATCGCTATTATAACAAATTGTTTACTATTCCAAAGCAAATTTTATGCTTCTGTAACTAAATATTCTCTAACTGGCGATGCCTAATCTTCACTGTATAATCTTTATTTTTGAGATAATGATACAGTTGTTCTGCGACAAAAACAGAACGGTGTTTACCACCAGTGCAACCAATAGCAATAGTTAAATAACTACGGTTATTTTTTTCTAAAAAAGGTAACCAAGAGACTAAATATTGGTTGGTTTGTTCAACAAATTGATTCACAATAGTGTGTTGTGATAAAAAATCTATAACGGGTTGTTCCAAACCTGTCATTGGACGTAGATCTATATCCCAGTGTGGATTAGGCAGAAAGCGTACATCAAAGACATAATCCGCATCAGAAGGAATACCATATTTAAAACCAAATGATTCTACAATAATATAAAGCTCTCTGTTTTCTTCTCCTCGTAATAAATTACGTAATTTATCTGCCAAATCATGTGTGGAAAGAAAGGTAGTATCAATAATATCATTAGCATATTGATATAAGGGCTCCAATATTTTTGTTTCTAATCTAATCGCACTATCAAGAGACAGATCTTGAGTTGAAAGAGGGTGTAAACGACGAGAATCACTGTAGCGTTGAACCAAAACATTAGGATCACAATCCAGAAAAATAAATCTTATATCAAGATATGATGGAAGCTCTGCTAATGCCTCATCTAATTTTTCAATATAATTAGGAAGGTTTCGTACATCCAAACTGACGACAATAGAACGCTTGGTTTTGGATAAAATATTCACCAAATTAGGAATTAACGAAAGAGGGATATTATCTACACAATAATATCCCATATCTTCCAATGCCCTAAGTGCAACAGATTTACCTGAACCTGAACTCCCACTAATGATAATCAACTCCATCTTATATTCCTCTATTTCACACTAATTTTCACTTTGTTCCTGCTCGTTATTTTCTGTTGTCACTTGTATGTTATCTTCAATTTCTTTATTTTTTTGTTCTAATAAAACATCTGCATTATCAAATACAGACCAGATATCTTCTACAAATTTAGTTGTTCTTAACAACTTAGACAACTGTTTATTATTCAATATGGTTACAATTTTTTGAAAATCGCTTTTATACTCTTCATTTTCTTGATCAGGAAAAATTACCGCAAAAATTAAATCTATTTCTTTATTTTCAGCTGTTTCATAATCAATTGAATTTTCAAGCTGTAAAAAAATAGCAATGGGTTCCTCTCCTTGCCAATTTGGAAACTTCGTATGTGGTGCTGCGATGCCATAATTAATACAAGTTGAGCCTAATTTTTCACGTTTACACAAACAAGAAAAGCACTCTTCAGCAGATAGATTATCTTCTAAAGCTAAAGATTGTTGCACTAAATAATCGGCGGCCATAGTACCAATTACTTCCAATGCCCGTTTTTTACTTGAAAGGTAGACACCTAAACGAACTAACTCTGGTTTAAGATATTTTGTTAATTTCATTCTTTATTTTAGTCTTATATTCGTTTTATCAAACCAATTTACAGTTTAAATTGATCACCTAGATATACTTGTTTAACATCACTATTTTCGAGTATTTGTGCAGGGGTTCCCGTTGCTATCATTTTACCATCGCCCACAATATAAGCTCGCTCACACACATCTAATGTCTCTCTCACATTATGATCCGTGATTAATACTCCTAGCCCTCTTTCTTTTAAATTTACAATAATTTGCTTAATATCAATCACTGAAATAGGATCAACACCCGCAAAAGGTTCATCTAAAAGAATAAACTTGGGATTGGCAGCCAATGCCCTTGCAATTTCTACTCGACGGCGCTCTCCACCTGATAAAGACTGTCCCAAACTATGACGTATATGCTGAATATTAAATTCTGAAATTAATTCATCTGCCCTTGCTTTTCGTTGACAATGATCTAAATCTTTACGAACTTGTAATACTGCCATCAAATTATCATAAACACTTAAACGGCGAAAAATAGATGCCTCTTGAGGAAGATAACCAATACCTTTAATGGCTCTATTATGCATAGGTAGCAAACTAATATCTTCATTATCTATCTTGATTTTTCCAGCATCATGACGAACTAATCCGACAACCATATAAAAAGTAGTTGTTTTTCCTGCGCCATTAGGCCCCAATAATCCTACAATTTCCCCAGACTCAACATTCAAACTAACGTCTTTTACCACTTGTCGAGCTTTATAACTTTTTGCTAAATTTTCAACGTAAAGAGTTGACATTATTGACCTTTCTATTTATTTAACTGTGTTGGAATCAACGTTGTTTTAACTCGAGACATTTTTCCATCTCGAAGTGCTTTCAACTGCTGTTTTTTAACATCATAAGTGATTTTATTTGCTTTGACCGAACTATCCAGTTGTTGTAATTGAGCCGCACCCGTCAATGTTATAAATTCTGAACCTAAATCATAATGCATTTTGGAAGCTTGACCATTAACAGGTTTACCACTTTCAAGCATTTGATAAAACTTTACTGGCGAACCATAGGCAGTCATTACTTCACTTTTATTTTCTTGACGGACTACAATCACCTTTTCTGCTGTGATTTTAATTGTTCCTTGAGTAATAACTACATTTCCATTTAAAGTGATAGTATTTGTTTCCATATCAAAAGATTGACTTGCGGATTCAATATCAATGGGTTGTTCTGTATCACTATTTAAAGCATAAACAGGTACATTAATAACTAATAATATAGTCAAAATGAAAAACCGTAATATAAAATTCATTTTTTATCCTTAATATTCTGCTTCTGATTGTTTTAACTTAGTTGGCTCTATATGAGTTTTTACATTTTCTTTTAATACCACAAACTGTTTTTTCAAATTACCTTCTAAACCCTTTCCCATTGTACTAAAACCGATGCCTTTCGCTATTAATTTCTTATCAGTAAATACATCTTGAGTATTCAAATCCACAAAAAGCTGTTCTGTTTCAATTTGTTGTAGTTGCGACAGTCGGTCAAGACTTTTTATTTTAACGTTCCCTTCTAATCGCAATATCTTCTCTTTAGTAATTTCAGCATTATCAGACGTTAATTTCCATTTTTTTAATGCCTCTACCGAATCAAACAAATTAAATAATGGATTCATTAATTCAACTTGCCCCGTCTCCTCATAATGCTTTATCTCATCTGCTTGTACAAAATATTGGGGCTTACCATTTGTATCATAAGCAGAAGTGGTTGTCTTATTACCTATATATTCAGGCTGTCCAGCCTTCTTTATCAAACCATTCAAGTCTTGATTACTATTTTGCAGACCAAAATACCAGCCTGCCAATACAGCAACAATCATAATAAGTATGATATTTAAACGTAAATTCATAAAGATTCAATTATCTATATCGTAAAAAATGAAAGCCATCATATCATAAATTCATCTTAAAATATGATAATCCCCCAATAAATAAGCAGTGAACTTATTTCAATCTTAACTTTTGACCCACAAAAATTCTATTATTTTTAATATTATTTAATTTACTTAATTTTGCAGGTGTCGTGCCATACTTTCTCGCAAGAGAATATAACGTATCATCTTTCTTCACAACATAGCTTTTGATTGATCGTACTACTTTTTTCTGCGTTTTACGATGAATTTTAACTCTTTTAGTTGTTGGTTTTGCTTTTGTTTTACTTACAGCTTTATTTTTTGAGCTCGGTGTCGTTTTATGTGTTACCTTTCTTTTTGTTTGACTTGTTTTTTTCTTCTTCGTTTTCTTTGCAACAGGTATATTCACATAATTAGTACGACGGTAATTCACCAATCCAGTATAAATCGCTCTTGCTATTTTCTTTTGATAAGCACCGTGTGATAAGTTTCTCTCTTCTTTAGGATTAGATAAAAACCCCGTTTCCACCAGAATAGACGGAATGTCAGGTGAACGTAATACCGCCAAGCTTGCATGTTGTGGTGTACGTCTCACTAAAGGAACCACTTTTTTTAATTCCTTTAAAACATTCTTACCTAAATCATAGCCAGCTCGTTGAGCATGGGAAAATTGTAAATCTAAGACTGTAGTGTCAAGGTAACGCTCTTTATTACCAGATAAAACGCTACCTATGCCACCCAATAATTCAGACTGTTTCTCGTGATCCTCTAACCATTTCCCCATTTCATTGTTTGCTCGACGATTAGAAAGCACCCAAACAGAAGCTCCCCTCACACTTTTAGAGACAGGAGACACATCTGCATGGATAGAAACTAATAAGTTGGCTTTATGCTTACGAGCAACTTCTGAACGCTTATTTACACCGATATAATAATCTGAACGGCGTGTAAGTACTGCTTTAAAATTAGCATCTGAATCTAACAAACGCTTTAACTGTTTTGAAATAGCTAACGTAATATGTTTTTCTTTAACTCGTGATGACTTACCTATTGCTCCTGGATCTTTTCCTCCGTGTCCTGGATCAATCGCAATCACCATTTTGTGTTTTGCCACAACAACAGTTGGCATACCTAATAATACACTGAATAAGGCAATAAAAAGATAGTGTGTCCACTTTTTTATTCTTCTACTCATAAATCCTCGCTAATGTAGACATCTTATTTTTCATCTCTAATGTGTTAGGCTGTAACCTAATAATTCTTCCGTTACCATCATAATCAATCTGAATATCTAAATCTGCCTCTGCAATCACACCTTGACCTTTTTCTGCCCACTCTAATAAGCATAATGATTGCGCTTGAAAATAATCTCTAATTCCCATAAATTCCAATTCTTCAGGATCACTTAAACGATATAAATCAAAATGATAAATCGAATAAGGAGGCAAATGATATTCCTCAACTAACGTATAAGTTGGGCTTTTCACATTTCCATTATGCCCAAAAGCTTGCACAATGCTTCTTGTTAGTGTCGTTTTACCCGCACCAAGTTCCCCATTCAAATAAACAACCAGTGAACGATCACTATTTTTTGCAAAAAATTGTTTAAATGTGACCGCTAGTTTCTGACCAAATTGAAGCATTTCAGTTTCATTTTTAAATGAAAAAGTTAAATTTTGCATTTTCTAACACTTATAGTTGTATAAAATGAGTACGATAGAATTTTAACTCTTCAATCGATTCACGTATATCATCTAACGCTAAATGCGTATTTTTTTTCTCAAATTGCGTCAGAATATCAGGTTTCCAACGCATAGCGAGTTCCTTTAATGTGCTCACATCTAAATGACGATAATGAAAATAATCTGCTAGATCAGGCATATAACGATATAAAAAACGTTTATCTTGAGCAATACTGTTACCACAAATTGGGGAGCAATCTTTAGGTACCCATTTTTTTAAAAAGTCTATGGTTTGTAATTCTGCTGCCCGTTCTGTTAATTTACTCTGTTTAACACGCTCAACCAAACCATTTGCAGTATGTGTTTTTACACACCACTCACTCATTTTACTTAATAACTCATCACTTTGATGAATTGCCAATACAGGGCCTTCAGCTAATATGTTTAACTCTTTATCGGTAACAATGGTCGCTATCTCAATAATACGTTCTTTTTCAGGGTCAAGCCCTGTCATTTCAAGATCGATCCAAATTAAATTTTGTTTATCTTGTACCATCTGCTATTCCTTTACCTCTAACTTCAATCGTTGAATAAGCTGCTTATTCGCAGGAGGAAATTGTCCTGAATCTAATTCCGATTGGTGAATCCAGAATCCTTCCTGCCCCTCTCTACCAAACGGCTCTCCTACCCACTCTTCCACTAAATAAAAGAAAAATTCAATGGTTTTAGTTGGATAATCAAAAGTAAAATGTTCATAAGGAAAAGCGCCCAAAATATGAATGCCAATTTCCTCTTCAATCTCTCGTATCAAGGCTTGTTCTGGCGTCTCACCGTTATCTACCTTTCCACCAGGAAACTCCAAAGACTGCGCAAAATCCTGCCCTTCAAGACGTTGAGTCAAATAAATTTGCCCAAACTCATTTCGAATAATAGCAGCAGACACCTGTATAACAGGCTTAATTGTATTTTTGGGGTTAGGTTTATCACTCATATTCATTTTCCTCTGAACAACAATCCTCTAAATAAAATAAGCGGTACGATATGTATAGAAATTTGCAAATTTTTAACCTTATCTTACCGCTTATTCTCATTAAGTATAACTGGCTTTATTGCCATGACAATGTTTATATTTCTTACCGGAGCCACAAGGACAAGGTGCATTACGTGAAACTTTCTGTTTTGAAAAATCAACTTGAGAATCTTCATCACTAGTATGATAACCCGCCATCTCTTTTTCAGCAATGGCTTGACGCTGACGCTCAGCTTCTTCTACCTCTTCTTGGCTACGCACTTGAATACGACTTAATATACTAATCGTATTAAATTTCAATGTTTCTAGCATAGCAGTAAACATTTCAAATGACTCTTTTTTATACTCTTGTTTCGGATCTTTCTGAGCATAGCCACGTAAGTGAATACTTTTACGCAAATAATCCATTGATGATAAATGCTCTTTCCACAGTTCGTCAAGATTTTGTAGCATCACGCCCTGTTCAAAGTTACGCATTATCTCTGCTCCTACCAGTTGCTCTTTCTCCTGATAAATATCTGCAGCCGTGTTTACAATACGCTCTCTTAACGTTTCTTCATGTAAATGATTATCTTCTTCTAACCATTTTCCAATTGGAAGATCGATAGAGAAATCTTGTAACAATCTTGTTTCAAGGGCTGGAATATCCCACATTTCTTCAATCGATTGAGGTGGAATATATTGACTAATCACATTATTAAATACATCTTCACGAATATTTTTAATCATTGATGAAATATCCGTTTTCTCTAATAATTCATTACGTTGCTCATAAAT
This DNA window, taken from Pasteurella skyensis, encodes the following:
- a CDS encoding 23S rRNA (adenine(2030)-N(6))-methyltransferase RlmJ, encoding MLSYRHSFHAGNHADVLKHIVLLLILESLKQKEKGFFYLDTHAGTGRYSLLSREAEKTGEYIEGIVRLWDRNDLPPEVANYVAEIKRINKEKLRFYAGSPLLAIQQLRGQDRALLTELHPKDYPLLRNEFAKRANVVTKRENGFQQLKAALPPKEKRGLVLIDPPYELKEDYELVVTAIREGYKRFATGCYAIWYPVVLRQHIKRMVRGLEETGIRKILQIELAVRPDSDQRGMTASGMIVINPPWQLEKQMKSILPYLTKTLVPEGTGSWKVSWITPE
- the ampD gene encoding 1,6-anhydro-N-acetylmuramyl-L-alanine amidase AmpD, which produces MKSDLNIKNGWLTQSKRVLSPHFSQRPNVDDISLLVIHYISLPPEQFGGDFIDRFFEGTLDPKLHPYFEEIKELKVSSHCLINRLGEITQYVSFNDMAWHAGTSCFQKREKCNEFSIGIELEGSNEQPFTEYQYQSLVKLTKIIIQHYPQITLERIVGHCDIAPLRKIDPGKYFDWVYYRKLLTL
- a CDS encoding Wzz/FepE/Etk N-terminal domain-containing protein, with the translated sequence MNDTNSPIIDDEIDLLAIIKNLFRQRGLIIAFTLAFLLLGGAFQFSKLAFYAPKAVSYPIAVEFIASGDKNYPNGTSFSPEDIISPENIKSSLESTHIDTDIKLFFDAISVDATNALIKDTEASLLQSLAQKKIPQEQVKEVKEALKLLKNNTQTYITLTLDLSKIRLADERAKELLKVIVNTWAENSIKKGLINPNISYPKESFVYDKEAAIIDNYDKLLSYSKDLSAAFKGLSGLQGSHSISIGDQNLNDLSRKVNDIINNDINVMRSYAYSVSPELIKHNKFLEIQIFSQLRVKELDRAEIQKKIEAYDFVLTKLNSNTGVSTHSQQPLKQRAIEANLDQNVLNDLLDLGSKVSSSDLKKEIINKRIAASEKLFSLEKEIDMISGNINNVDVENQQKVVNLLPSIFAQTAEKINKSQQVFMLLLEKYNTLFLNKGSSLYSSVASPYVVNSLSFPLKRSLLVLLAATFMGLFIGIAIALMRASFLNNRKNS
- the rapZ gene encoding RNase adapter RapZ, with the protein product MELIIISGSSGSGKSVALRALEDMGYYCVDNIPLSLIPNLVNILSKTKRSIVVSLDVRNLPNYIEKLDEALAELPSYLDIRFIFLDCDPNVLVQRYSDSRRLHPLSTQDLSLDSAIRLETKILEPLYQYANDIIDTTFLSTHDLADKLRNLLRGEENRELYIIVESFGFKYGIPSDADYVFDVRFLPNPHWDIDLRPMTGLEQPVIDFLSQHTIVNQFVEQTNQYLVSWLPFLEKNNRSYLTIAIGCTGGKHRSVFVAEQLYHYLKNKDYTVKIRHRQLENI
- a CDS encoding PTS sugar transporter subunit IIA, with translation MKLTKYLKPELVRLGVYLSSKKRALEVIGTMAADYLVQQSLALEDNLSAEECFSCLCKREKLGSTCINYGIAAPHTKFPNWQGEEPIAIFLQLENSIDYETAENKEIDLIFAVIFPDQENEEYKSDFQKIVTILNNKQLSKLLRTTKFVEDIWSVFDNADVLLEQKNKEIEDNIQVTTENNEQEQSEN
- the lptB gene encoding LPS export ABC transporter ATP-binding protein, with translation MSTLYVENLAKSYKARQVVKDVSLNVESGEIVGLLGPNGAGKTTTFYMVVGLVRHDAGKIKIDNEDISLLPMHNRAIKGIGYLPQEASIFRRLSVYDNLMAVLQVRKDLDHCQRKARADELISEFNIQHIRHSLGQSLSGGERRRVEIARALAANPKFILLDEPFAGVDPISVIDIKQIIVNLKERGLGVLITDHNVRETLDVCERAYIVGDGKMIATGTPAQILENSDVKQVYLGDQFKL
- the lptA gene encoding lipopolysaccharide transport periplasmic protein LptA, producing the protein MNFILRFFILTILLVINVPVYALNSDTEQPIDIESASQSFDMETNTITLNGNVVITQGTIKITAEKVIVVRQENKSEVMTAYGSPVKFYQMLESGKPVNGQASKMHYDLGSEFITLTGAAQLQQLDSSVKANKITYDVKKQQLKALRDGKMSRVKTTLIPTQLNK
- the lptC gene encoding LPS export ABC transporter periplasmic protein LptC produces the protein MNLRLNIILIMIVAVLAGWYFGLQNSNQDLNGLIKKAGQPEYIGNKTTTSAYDTNGKPQYFVQADEIKHYEETGQVELMNPLFNLFDSVEALKKWKLTSDNAEITKEKILRLEGNVKIKSLDRLSQLQQIETEQLFVDLNTQDVFTDKKLIAKGIGFSTMGKGLEGNLKKQFVVLKENVKTHIEPTKLKQSEAEY
- a CDS encoding N-acetylmuramoyl-L-alanine amidase — its product is MPTVVVAKHKMVIAIDPGHGGKDPGAIGKSSRVKEKHITLAISKQLKRLLDSDANFKAVLTRRSDYYIGVNKRSEVARKHKANLLVSIHADVSPVSKSVRGASVWVLSNRRANNEMGKWLEDHEKQSELLGGIGSVLSGNKERYLDTTVLDLQFSHAQRAGYDLGKNVLKELKKVVPLVRRTPQHASLAVLRSPDIPSILVETGFLSNPKEERNLSHGAYQKKIARAIYTGLVNYRRTNYVNIPVAKKTKKKKTSQTKRKVTHKTTPSSKNKAVSKTKAKPTTKRVKIHRKTQKKVVRSIKSYVVKKDDTLYSLARKYGTTPAKLSKLNNIKNNRIFVGQKLRLK
- the tsaE gene encoding tRNA (adenosine(37)-N6)-threonylcarbamoyltransferase complex ATPase subunit type 1 TsaE, whose protein sequence is MQNLTFSFKNETEMLQFGQKLAVTFKQFFAKNSDRSLVVYLNGELGAGKTTLTRSIVQAFGHNGNVKSPTYTLVEEYHLPPYSIYHFDLYRLSDPEELEFMGIRDYFQAQSLCLLEWAEKGQGVIAEADLDIQIDYDGNGRIIRLQPNTLEMKNKMSTLARIYE
- the orn gene encoding oligoribonuclease: MVQDKQNLIWIDLEMTGLDPEKERIIEIATIVTDKELNILAEGPVLAIHQSDELLSKMSEWCVKTHTANGLVERVKQSKLTERAAELQTIDFLKKWVPKDCSPICGNSIAQDKRFLYRYMPDLADYFHYRHLDVSTLKELAMRWKPDILTQFEKKNTHLALDDIRESIEELKFYRTHFIQL
- the mutT gene encoding 8-oxo-dGTP diphosphatase MutT; this translates as MSDKPNPKNTIKPVIQVSAAIIRNEFGQIYLTQRLEGQDFAQSLEFPGGKVDNGETPEQALIREIEEEIGIHILGAFPYEHFTFDYPTKTIEFFFYLVEEWVGEPFGREGQEGFWIHQSELDSGQFPPANKQLIQRLKLEVKE